The Deltaproteobacteria bacterium genome contains a region encoding:
- a CDS encoding site-2 protease family protein, whose product MPENIQTIVQGVCVWALPVLAAVILHELAHGVVAYWCGDDTAMQAGRLTLNPIAHIDPLGSIVIPLMLIVTGAPFLFGYAKPVPVNFGNLRNPKRDMVLVAGAGPMMNVILAILSAGVLKLIVGLAPRGEELSGIAAAVLTPLAMMAARSVGFNVVLAVFNMLPIPPLDGGRVLVGLLPRAQAIVVARLERYGMMIVFMLLMTRSLGRVINPVINLFIRVLL is encoded by the coding sequence GTGCCCGAGAATATCCAAACCATCGTGCAAGGGGTGTGCGTGTGGGCGCTGCCGGTGTTGGCGGCCGTCATTCTGCACGAGCTGGCGCACGGGGTGGTCGCGTACTGGTGCGGTGACGACACGGCGATGCAAGCCGGGCGGCTGACGCTCAACCCGATCGCCCACATCGATCCGCTCGGCAGCATCGTCATCCCGCTGATGTTGATCGTCACCGGGGCGCCGTTTCTGTTCGGCTACGCGAAGCCGGTGCCGGTCAATTTCGGAAACCTGCGCAATCCCAAGCGCGATATGGTGTTGGTCGCGGGCGCGGGGCCGATGATGAACGTGATCCTGGCGATTCTCAGCGCGGGCGTCCTGAAGCTGATCGTCGGGCTGGCGCCCCGCGGCGAGGAACTAAGCGGGATCGCCGCCGCGGTGCTCACCCCGCTGGCGATGATGGCGGCGCGCAGCGTCGGCTTCAACGTCGTGTTGGCGGTGTTCAACATGCTGCCGATCCCGCCGCTCGACGGGGGGCGCGTTTTGGTGGGGCTGCTGCCGCGCGCGCAAGCGATCGTGGTTGCTCGGCTCGAACGCTATGGGATGATGATCGTCTTCATGCTGCTCATGACGCGCTCGCTCGGCCGCGTGATCAATCCCGTGATCAACCTCTTTATCCGTGTACTGTTGTGA